A stretch of DNA from Paramormyrops kingsleyae isolate MSU_618 chromosome 15, PKINGS_0.4, whole genome shotgun sequence:
ATAACAGTTGCTCGCTTACAGTCACCGGGGTaatggacacagtgcaattattaataaagatGAATGTAAATACATAATCTGAAAATCAAGTGGTGTCCCTCATAGCCCATTGCTTAAACCACACTTTATTGGATATGTTTATTCTCATTTAGTTGTATTATTTCCATTTATTCTGCTCTTTGCACTTTTGGGTAAGTCTAAATAAAATTGGATGTTAATGTCCTAAAGTGcgtgtgagggagggaggggggtgaaaCGTCTTCATTTTtgccttgtggggacatttttcaggtacTCGCAGTATAAACCTCATTTTTATAAATGTCAAATGTCTTGCATTTTGTTCGGTTACTTATCGTTatgggttagggctgggttgactttaaggttgtcatagtcaTAAGATTAGGGTTTTgtccacagaaatgaatgggaATGGAGAATTCATACAAAGATATACATACCTATTCTAGGTGTGGGGCTTCCTGccctgtgtgggtgtgggtgggggtgtgtgtgtgtgtgtggccacgTACAACCCcgattgcaaaaaaaaaaaaaaaaaagttgggacactgtaaaatgtatataaaaacagaatgcaatgactTACAAATcgtataaacccatatttaattgaaaatataaTTAAGACAACATACGTTAACTGATTGTATTGTTtcatgacaaatatatgctcaatttatATTTGATGCCTGCAACACGTTTCAAAAAATTTTGGACAGGGGCATGTTGACCACTGTGTTGCGTCAGCTCTTCTTTTAACACTGTAAACGTTTGGCGGCTGACGAGACCATTTGATGGAGTTtagaaagtgaaatgttgtcccattcttgtcTGATATAGGATTAACTGCTCAACAGTTCCGGGTCTCctttgtcatttttcatttcatgatgTGCCAAATGTTCTCAATGGGTGAGGGGTCTGGACTGCAGGGAGGCCAGTCTAGCACTCAGACTGTTCTACTAAGGAGCAATGCTGTTGTAATACGCGCAGAATGCGGTTTGGCATTGTCTCGCTAAAATATACCAGGCCTTCTCCGAAAGACATTGTTTGGATGGCAGCAATGTTGCACCAAAACCTGTATatatcattcagcattaatagtgccttcccagatgtgcGAGCTACCCAAGCCAAGGGCACTAATGCACCCTCATTTCACTGCAGATACTCTTTGGTACTGTCCGCTGAAGTCAGTGCTGTTTCCggatcatgtttagatatggtttcttctttgcatTGTTGGTTTTCATCCCACGTTTGTGGATGCAGCAACAAACTGTGTTGGAAGTGTTCCCTGTTGTGATTGAAGTTTCATAGACACCTGTGCCTTGATTGTCACTTTGAAAAGTGTGATTTATTATTCACAATTGTTTAATTCAAACTCGAAATGAAAAGTGGGTGTAGTTAGAGATGCACTGATCTGATATTCTGATCAGTATCTGCACTGATCCAGACCAATTTAGATGGATTGGGTATATGTGACCAATCCATTTCTGatacattatttaattttaggTAGTCTAAGATAGGTATCAGCAGCTGTGTATTGGAATTGGATTGGAAGtttggaactgaaaaaatgtggaacGGCCCATCCCTAAGTGTACTCACTGTAGTGTAAATATTGTTATTGATTTTGGTAAAGCGTATTTCTGCTTAAAGTAAGGTAATAAATTCAGCTTTAAAGTGATATTAAAAAGGTCTTAGTCTTAAATTCCACATCAGGATTCCTGCATACACCTTGTCCTACATGAAACGCTTTTATAGGTGATAGTTTTGGTAAGTATAAGAAGCTTGCATACAGTGTTAAATGTTGTACTTCTATTGCGGAAAAAGTGAATTCCTGACTGAGGGTAAAATTCCTCATAGTTACTTTGAGAGAGATTGAGAAGTTTGGGGCATAAAACAAATCATAAATAGGAAATTTATATTAACTTGATGCTTTTCAAGTAGCGATAGATAGTAGTAGAATTCATCTAAACCATTTATGGATGGTTAAATTCCTACCCCTTTCATGCACAACTGTAAAATATCTTGGTcaaaaattatatttcaaactatagcacagtgtttcccaacccggctccctttaaatgtggactgtctggcagggagctgggaggatgcaaaaatgtggaccgtctgtgggttcCCGGGGACCAGCTTGGCATAAACTGCGGTATATCAGAAAACTATTTGTAATGGTAGCATAATCTTCTGGAAGGCTTAGCTCTCTGGTAGCTGCTGGTTTATGTCTGTGAGGTTGCTCAGCCCTTTGGGATAGACAATAAGAGCTCCAGTGGTGAGAGAGTTAAAATCTGTCAGAACCAGAGTATAATGTGTCACTGTATATGTGCTATCAGCTGTGTTTAcctcagctgtgtgtgtgcagggcaTGCATGTGCATGTACATTTGTACAATATTTTCCACATTGACTTCTTTATGGGGAAACCTCATACCACTTGAATCCTGTATTAGTAAATTTCATTAACTGCTTTTATACCACTGCACTGTCATTCTCCTGTCTGAAGTGGTGATTCATTTCCTGTGACCCCATACATACTGTAGTGGCGACCAGGCAAATCACAGTAGAAAAAAAGGGCACGGTTATAATCTTTCATTTTAACTAAACGGAAACTAAAGGCGAAGAAATCACTACAGATCACTTGGATAACAGCTGTACTTCAGGCTGAGGACCAGATCCTGTGGTCAGTAGTTACGTtagtaaataattttatttaatctgtTTGTAGTCTAGTTATACTTCACACTCCTGTTTAACCTGCCTAAACAAGATGCTGTGTGTCTTGTTTACCTGTAATGCAACTGGATACTAGGAGATAAAACTGAATTAAAACCGATGCTGAATACCACAGTCCATATTTTGCTTACTCATCTGTACATAAAGACTGGCCTTTAGACTTGGCAGCAAGTCAACTGTGTGGAAACCTTTTGTATAAACAGTCGCGCATTATACTTTTCTAAACGCACTCCACGATGGTTCTTCTCCACAgccatgcatttaaaaaatttatAATGCACAGCTTGTGCATTAACCCTTATTTATTTTCTAGGTTACTTAATGGCAGGTGGCTTTGTTTTAATTGCTCcttaaaaatctgcattttaacattaatTCTTTGGTGGAACAGCAAAGTAAAAAGTTTTCTTCATATGCACTGCATCTTGCATTATTCTGTCTGTATTGTGTTCATATAATAAACTATATATAGGGGCACGCAAGATTAATATCATCCAGAAGTTTAAACTAAACTGAAATTAGTGTTACTGTGGATAAGGGTTTTTTTAGACTATTGGAAATAAGCCAGTTTATAGTACTGTACTGTTTTAAAATTTCATCTTTGATTGTGGAAAACTGCCCTTAAATATAGAAGTTAGTGTTTTCTGGTAATGGGATTTATTTTCCTTATCCTGACCTATATGGTGATCTGCACATTCTATTAGGGTGAAGCCATGGAGACTGATGGATTCCAGGCAGACACTgaggatgatgaggatgagACGGACTGCATCATCATCGGCATGGATCCTGGTAGGTTGAGCGTTTTGTTAGGACAAGGGAGGTGTTTTATGTGCACACATTAGGCTGGGCAATgtcttaaaaaaaatgcaatattttaattttaaaaaatagttaCATTTTTTCAACAAAAAAATGTGCCAAGATGAAGATAACTTGGAGATATTTGAACACTGGTGTGTGCTGATTAGTGGTGTTGATCGTTTATAGTCTCTGTGGGAAATGATCAGTCTGTGAGccagatttaattatttaaagcaATTCACAGAccattataacaaatgtttaCATACTGATACTTTCATGTACCATACAAGGAATTAAatactaatgtttttttttttttttaaatgcatcgGAAACATGGGCTAAAATGCTGAACTGAAAGCCAAATCTTTATCTTAGGCTTAAGCCACACATAAAGTATTTCCCTGACAAATGCAATAATCGGCCATTAGACACTGGGCTACTTGTCTGCTATAATCGATTATCAGTATCCTTAGAACGTTCAGCTCTGTGCACAAATCTGGTATGACTGACAgtggtgggtagttcaggtccagagtaaaagtccagaccaggattttgtttcgaCCAACCATTTGAGCACTccgtgactctttatactcaactgtttggttgaaataaaatcttgatACTTAttgaacttttatttttttggatttgTATTGGTTTGGacttttattttctggacctgaattatccaCCTCTGAGTAACGTTCGTCTCCCTTGCAGGATCTACAAAAGAACTCATGGAGGTAGCGACCTCTGAACCCGCTGCTAGCGCTTTGTCCTGTcaggcccccacccctgccaCAGCATGAGGGTTTTACCCTAAAAAATGTTTTGGTCAGATCTGGGGCTACAGTCAAGGAGGCACACATGCCATCTACTCCAGTATTACTCagctgaaataataataataatgatgataaaatGTCCACAGCCAAACTGCCACATTTATACCCGAAATGAGAACATCTGCCCCTGACTGCCAGTGCCGGAGCATTGGCAAGGCTGTCAGACCCCACGTGTGAAGTGGTGTGAGACCTGCTCGCTTTCAGCAGGATGGACTGAGGGAGGCGTCCCTGACGGGAGTCTTGGTGTCTGGGTCTCCATGCCCAGAGGATTAGCTGCCAGCAGATTTGCTGGTCCagcttttttatatataaatatatatatatatataagaattTGTTTTATGTCGTTTTGTACACAGATGTTTCCAAAATACTTGAACTGGTTTacgtcattaaaaaaaattgagtAAATGTATCTCAGTTTTACATGCCTCGCTTGTTTTGTCACTCCGGCTGTGTTGAAATCAATGAATCTGTTTTGATTTTAGTTTACTGGGTTTGTAAAATGCTAGATAGCATTTGCCTTCCAAGCTGCTACGCCAGACTGTACTATTCTAAGCCTCCATTTTGTGCTCTTCAGTAATGGTCTGGGGGTGACATTATGGGCCCATTCCCTCCTTGAGTGACTGTTTAATCTTTAGTGGCAGAGATGCTTAGAGTAGTTTGCAGTTGTGACTTAAAATGTCTAAGAGGaaaattttgaaataaagcattattttaaaaatcctgaCGTACAGCATTTCAAGATTCTGCACAGGTAACTGGCTGATATGCTCATTTAAAGTTGTTTtaaatgagccagtttgaatGTATGAGTGTGTAGATGGGTTTCATTTTACAGTAAATATTGTCCTTTTAACCTTAATTCATCCCAGTACAAAGTTGCTGtacattttgatttattcagaTAAGATCATAAACACTCAAATCTGTTATAAAGGTCACCTTGACAGTTTAAAACCACCATACAAACCTCAGGCATgtcaaatatatatacatagttTTTAAACACAATAAAAGCGAATAAGTACATTTGTAAGTTACCAGAGTGAGATAAAGTGCATTCTGGGCTAGCAGAGATAATTTAGTATTGTGTTGAAACAAAGTTATGTAACTGGAGCATAAACAAGAAAACAacagttttaaatgtttataatggGACCAGGAGCAGAACAAAGTATAAACACAAAAACCCAAGATTATCTATAGCTTCTCACCATTAGTAGCTGCTACATCCCATTACTCAATGGGCGTAGTCATGGTCAGTATGCTTTGAATTTCAGGTGCGCTCAGTTAAGTCACCATTCAGTCTAAGCATTTGAACTTGAATGAACTGCTTCATTTTAGAGGGATCTGACCCTACAAGATTCAAGTGATGGTCAGATTCTGTTGAACAAAAATGTTTGCTTTTATGTTTCTGCAGTTCTTCGTGAGTTTGCTGTGTGATGTTATAATTAGAGCCATACGGATCTTTTGTAATTAACCAGCAAGTTTAACGTCCGACGTCATGCAGCTGTTTTTCAGGTAAGCGTTCAGATTTTAGTCGGCATTATGATTGCAGATTTGCCTTTCTGGTGGTTCTGTGGAGTTTTGCACAGCAGTACTACTTCAAGGGTGCTAAACGGTACAAGGCAGAGCCTAAATAACCATGTACCAAGACTCAATTGGATTTCGAACATGGCCAATCCTGGAAGGAATGGCAATGAACAGATGTGAGTCAGCTGACATTTTACTTTTTGAAAAATCATATCCTGTGATGTCATCGCGTAGATAAGATTGCTTAGCTATAGTGGCAGGACGGCACCTGCAGGACCATGTCCATCGCAGTCCTTCCAGGAGTAAAACTACAATACTGCAATACTACATCAGCAGACTGCTGACTACTGATGCTTTATTTCATTAGTGTTGACTAGAATCCCACACATCTGGGTCTGAACCACTAAACTGGCTCTTTCATTAAGACAATGGTGGGTATACAGGTGTAACCGAAAAACAAAACTGGACACACCTCTCGATTTATTCACTAGACTAATAAATCCGGTGCTAAAATTGTGACCGTTTAAAACGTGGTAGGAAGCAAAGTAGTCCCAGGATACAAAgggttggggggttggggggttggggggggggggggggctggcgtATGGGTAGTGCCTCTTAGACCAGGGTCCTGATGTTCTCGAGTAGTTCGGGTTTAAGCAGAGAGGTGCAATGTCCTCCAGCTGCAGCGATATCTGCTTGGACAGCAGTATCCCAGGAGAACGTCAGGAGAGCTGCTGGGACCTGAGGAAGAAAATGTGTAAGAGATCGTTCTATGCATTCTGTTCAATGCAATCAGACACCCTCCACTGTCCTCCTGCCTGGAGCATCTGACTGATCCAGTGCTTGGTGAGCATCCCATTGAAAAAAGGTGCATCATTCATCCACCTAGAAGCAAATTTTCTCATCTGGATATGGCCCCCAGGTACTGGTGAAACTTTGAAACTCAGGCAAATCATTGCGTTTTGTATCTTGAAACACCCACCACGCTAATTTCACCAGGACTCATCTTTTTCCTTGCAGGTTCCCTTTTGGGTCCTGAAAgcttttatttgaatttttattttttcgtGCACCTGAATCTTAGAGAGGTTTGTCAGTGCTCACCAGATTACATTCGTTTAGTAATGTCTCGTCATCCTTCAGCTTCTGCCCCCCGGGGGCCATCAGTTCAAAGGGCTGCCATCCATCCACAAGTGACTCTCGCACAAACTCATAAAGGGCTGCCACTGGCTCCCTAGCCAGGAAAGTTCCTGCAGCAtccaaacaggaaaaaaaaacaaccttcaAACTCATTTCGTCACATGTCTTCACTGACTACAGGTGAGAGGACTTTTGGAGATGCTTATGTACCAGAACTTACCCACAGGGATAAATTGTCGtcttataaaaagaaaatctttCCAGGAGCTGGGTTGGAGAACCCTTCCTAGACCTAATGGACTTCAGTGATATGCAATTTATTATTTGTCATGTTAGAATTCGCATCAGCATGAATAGAGTGGAACGGCAGCATTTATCGACACCTGGAAGAGCAGTTACAGACCTTGCAGGATGTTTCCATCTGGAAAGCGCACTCTTAGTAGGGTGTAGTTGTACTTCCTTCTCTCCCTCTGCTCATCACGTTCCCGCATGGCCTTCGTCCGGAGCATCGCGTTCCTCTCCACTGTCTCCATCCTGACAAACATTTTAAAGCTGCGATGATACCCAACTCGTCTGTGATACTGTCGGTCTCATGCAGATAGTTGGAAGTGGCTCCACACCTGAGCTGCTGTTCCCTCTTCAGCTCCTCAGCGGTCAGATTGTAGAAGTCCATGGGCAGCTCGAAGCGCGTGGCGTTTGGGGAGGGCCGGAAGGCCTGCGGCTGGCGCTCCAGCTGAGCTCGCAGCGGCTCCCCTTTCTGAAGCTGGTCCTTCGTCTGTGTGAGTTTCTCCAGTTCGCTGGAAGTTTGCTCCACTAGCACCAGGAACTCCTCTGTGCCCTCTGGAGGGACATGCATACTCAGGAGAACGATGCCACCAGTGTCCTTACAGTTGCATCTTCAGATGAACATAAATTTATCTGAATAACTTACAACTGAGATGAACTACCATCTAGGATGTACGAGCATTCACTCCCAATTAGGGTTCTGACAACTAATAAATAACGTCAGTAATAATCTGTAATAAAATAGTTGACAAAATTTGTCAACTGATAAATTGGGTATAATGACATCACCTAGCAATGGTAGCACTGGTGTATTAAGCCcagttcatacttcacttttccatATGCTGTTGTACTATGTATGCAAGAGTCCACATTTACCCGTGGATGTACTGTAGGTAGTCACTCGTGAACGGCAAAGATACTCtgccagaccagcagagggcaggtgAATCGCAAGAAATACAAGCAATGTAGTAAAACGGGTAAACTTATGAACAAGATGGGCAGTGTTACGATAAAATGGTATACTGCCGTATATCTAAATGCTGTGCCATGTGCTGACTGCCCAAGGCTCCAGTCACCCCCCCCAACTCACCTTTTCCCTCCAAGGGTAAATTTTTAAATTCAAATCCTGCAGCCTGTAGGAACTCCTGACATCCCTCCATACAACTGACCTTCTCCTGAAGACAAGCATGGACAAAAACAGGTAAGACAAGAAACCCAGTGGGACGCTAAACCTGCTGTGGGCCACTCTCACATTCTCTCACTCACCTGGAAGATCTTGTTGCTGACTTTGATCTTCCTAAACTTCTCCTCTTCTGGGTTCTTACAAATGTTGTCCAGATACCTGGCCAGGAAATACAAGAGGAGCCAAGGAATCTTTGAAGCAGTATGTTCACGCTGCCGTACAAGCCGATACTCTTCAGAACTACATCTTCAATCTCAGACTGCACGGCCCTCACCTGCAGATGATTTCCACAGCAGCCTTCACTTTCTCTCTGTCCTTGTTGAAAGTATGAATCATCATGATAGAGGCTTGCACAGGGTCATTTGCAAAATGCTGTTAGAAGAAAATAAGT
This window harbors:
- the ubxn6 gene encoding UBX domain-containing protein 6 isoform X3 gives rise to the protein MKKFFEDIKKDIKFKSAGPGKKLNEDSSSSNPPVVQSSAPAKPRHAVTEGAQRAGAAALARIEQQQQYRPRLQTSQDAIRNQVKKELEAEAAVVAGEKPSTDIEGTNIPVKDTECLSVSGVYFKCPLTDGVFKKNEREPRIKEAILMHFANDPVQASIMMIHTFNKDREKVKAAVEIICRYLDNICKNPEEEKFRKIKVSNKIFQEKVSCMEGCQEFLQAAGFEFKNLPLEGKEGTEEFLVLVEQTSSELEKLTQTKDQLQKGEPLRAQLERQPQAFRPSPNATRFELPMDFYNLTAEELKREQQLRMETVERNAMLRTKAMRERDEQRERRKYNYTLLRVRFPDGNILQVH
- the ubxn6 gene encoding UBX domain-containing protein 6 isoform X1, with protein sequence MKKFFEDIKKDIKFKSAGPGKKLNEDSSSSNPPVVQSSAPAKPRHAVTEGAQRAGAAALARIEQQQQYRPRLQTSQDAIRNQVKKELEAEAAVVAGEKPSTDIEGTNIPVKDTECLSVSGVYFKCPLTDGVFKKNEREPRIKEAILMHFANDPVQASIMMIHTFNKDREKVKAAVEIICRYLDNICKNPEEEKFRKIKVSNKIFQEKVSCMEGCQEFLQAAGFEFKNLPLEGKEGTEEFLVLVEQTSSELEKLTQTKDQLQKGEPLRAQLERQPQAFRPSPNATRFELPMDFYNLTAEELKREQQLRMETVERNAMLRTKAMRERDEQRERRKYNYTLLRVRFPDGNILQGTFLAREPVAALYEFVRESLVDGWQPFELMAPGGQKLKDDETLLNECNLVPAALLTFSWDTAVQADIAAAGGHCTSLLKPELLENIRTLV
- the ubxn6 gene encoding UBX domain-containing protein 6 isoform X2 — encoded protein: MKKFFEDIKKDIKFKSAGPGKKLNEDSSSNPPVVQSSAPAKPRHAVTEGAQRAGAAALARIEQQQQYRPRLQTSQDAIRNQVKKELEAEAAVVAGEKPSTDIEGTNIPVKDTECLSVSGVYFKCPLTDGVFKKNEREPRIKEAILMHFANDPVQASIMMIHTFNKDREKVKAAVEIICRYLDNICKNPEEEKFRKIKVSNKIFQEKVSCMEGCQEFLQAAGFEFKNLPLEGKEGTEEFLVLVEQTSSELEKLTQTKDQLQKGEPLRAQLERQPQAFRPSPNATRFELPMDFYNLTAEELKREQQLRMETVERNAMLRTKAMRERDEQRERRKYNYTLLRVRFPDGNILQGTFLAREPVAALYEFVRESLVDGWQPFELMAPGGQKLKDDETLLNECNLVPAALLTFSWDTAVQADIAAAGGHCTSLLKPELLENIRTLV